A single genomic interval of Chitinophaga sp. 180180018-3 harbors:
- a CDS encoding MATE family efflux transporter, whose amino-acid sequence MKQLLAKYKCHYKDNFSLAYPVVISQLGHTLVALSDSIIIGHTGKVPLAAVSLGNGLFNVFMVAGIGMSYGLTPLIAQENGRGNKGAIGHLLSHSLIINMIVGVLLSAVIYIGSAHLGVLHQEGDVAEQARPFLRFLGFSFIPLMLFLSFKQFAEGLGFTRQAMNISIIGNVLNIIIGITLVYGLFGMPKMGVIGVGIATFTDRLIMGITMAFYVLKAPRFKPYLHTFGFKHLQWASIKKILGIGTPVALQYLFEVSAFSGAAVMVGWMGAAELAAHQIALSLAAMTYMMASGISAAAGIKSGNNFGRRDFKELRLSAIASYHMVLLLMGIAALIFTVGKHILPSFYIQDPQVIDIASRLLIIAAFFQLFDGMQVVGLGILRGLGDVRIPTAITLLAYWVLGIPLGYLLGIKMGYGVEGVWWALLLGLLAASLLLFARFHNKTKKLAGEQL is encoded by the coding sequence ATGAAACAACTGTTAGCAAAGTACAAATGTCATTACAAAGACAATTTCAGTCTGGCCTATCCGGTAGTTATTTCACAATTAGGACATACCCTGGTGGCGTTATCAGACAGTATTATTATCGGGCATACAGGTAAAGTGCCATTGGCGGCGGTATCGTTGGGCAACGGATTGTTCAACGTATTTATGGTAGCAGGGATTGGTATGTCGTATGGCTTAACCCCGTTGATCGCGCAGGAGAACGGGCGGGGCAACAAGGGAGCCATCGGCCACTTACTGAGTCATAGCCTGATCATTAACATGATAGTAGGCGTACTGTTATCGGCAGTGATCTATATCGGCAGTGCGCATCTGGGAGTGTTGCACCAGGAAGGAGATGTGGCGGAACAGGCCAGGCCTTTCCTGCGTTTCCTGGGCTTTTCCTTTATTCCCCTGATGTTGTTCCTTTCCTTTAAGCAGTTTGCGGAAGGGCTGGGATTTACCCGTCAGGCGATGAACATCAGTATTATCGGGAATGTGCTGAATATCATAATTGGCATAACCCTGGTTTACGGGTTGTTTGGCATGCCTAAAATGGGAGTTATCGGTGTGGGGATAGCCACCTTTACCGACCGGCTGATCATGGGAATTACCATGGCGTTTTACGTGCTGAAGGCGCCCCGTTTCAAACCATATCTGCATACATTTGGGTTCAAACATCTGCAGTGGGCATCTATAAAAAAAATATTAGGAATAGGCACACCGGTAGCGTTACAGTATCTCTTTGAAGTAAGCGCATTCAGCGGCGCTGCTGTAATGGTGGGCTGGATGGGTGCCGCGGAGCTGGCTGCGCATCAGATTGCGCTGAGTCTCGCTGCTATGACCTACATGATGGCAAGTGGTATTTCTGCTGCTGCCGGTATTAAGAGCGGTAATAATTTTGGCAGGAGAGATTTTAAAGAACTAAGGCTATCGGCTATTGCCAGTTATCACATGGTGCTGTTGCTGATGGGAATTGCGGCGCTGATTTTTACAGTTGGCAAACATATCCTTCCGTCTTTCTACATACAAGACCCACAGGTAATAGATATCGCTTCCCGCTTGCTGATCATAGCTGCCTTTTTCCAGTTGTTTGATGGTATGCAGGTGGTCGGGCTCGGGATATTGCGAGGGCTGGGAGATGTACGCATTCCTACCGCCATCACACTGCTGGCTTACTGGGTATTGGGTATTCCGCTGGGGTATTTGCTGGGTATCAAAATGGGCTATGGTGTGGAAGGCGTCTGGTGGGCGTTGTTACTGGGGCTGCTGGCTGCATCGTTGCTGTTATTTGCGCGCTTTCATAACAAAACAAAGAAACTTGCCGGCGAGCAGCTTTAA
- a CDS encoding 16S rRNA (uracil(1498)-N(3))-methyltransferase gives MELPVFYAPDIRPDQEIYTMNEDTSKYCIQVLRHQKGDQVLLADGRGQKFTTEITDDNRKKCVVKITGSETVPPPARALRVAISFTKNISRIEWFLEKATEIGIQTIIPLVTRRTEKEKIKAERLQNILVSAMLQSQQFYLPDLQEPQQFDDLVKRSNDPQRLIAHCLPDQKMELQQVMQANKDTIILIGPEGDFTREEIDLALAQGFTSVSLGNTRLRTETAGLVAVVLMNA, from the coding sequence ATGGAGTTGCCGGTTTTTTATGCGCCTGATATCCGGCCGGATCAGGAAATATATACGATGAACGAGGATACATCCAAGTATTGTATACAGGTATTGCGGCATCAGAAGGGAGATCAGGTACTGCTGGCCGACGGCAGGGGGCAGAAGTTTACCACGGAGATAACGGATGATAACAGGAAGAAGTGTGTGGTAAAGATAACCGGGAGTGAAACGGTACCTCCCCCTGCGCGCGCTTTGCGGGTAGCTATTTCATTCACAAAAAATATCTCGCGCATAGAGTGGTTCCTTGAGAAAGCAACGGAAATAGGCATTCAAACCATTATTCCCCTGGTGACCCGGCGTACGGAAAAGGAGAAGATCAAGGCAGAACGTCTGCAGAATATTCTGGTATCGGCTATGCTGCAATCGCAGCAGTTTTATCTGCCTGACCTGCAGGAGCCGCAGCAATTCGATGATCTGGTGAAGCGCAGCAACGATCCGCAGCGCCTGATCGCCCACTGTCTGCCCGATCAAAAGATGGAATTACAGCAGGTCATGCAGGCGAACAAGGATACTATTATCCTGATTGGTCCGGAAGGAGATTTTACCCGTGAAGAAATAGATCTGGCCCTGGCGCAGGGTTTTACGTCTGTGTCTTTGGGCAATACGCGTTTACGCACCGAAACTGCCGGGTTGGTAGCCGTGGTGTTAATGAATGCTTAA
- a CDS encoding quinone-dependent dihydroorotate dehydrogenase encodes MYNLIKNFLFRFPPENIHHSVMRGVKTIYSLPLGKTMLKAFCGVKTKELEREVFGLKFSNPVGLAAGFDKDAKYIDELSCLGFGFVEIGTVTPLAQPGNEQPRLFRLPDDKALINRMGFNNEGAAAAAKRLQRKKSGIIVGGNIGKNKVTPNEEAVSDYEKCFHALYEVVDYFVVNVSSPNTPNLRALQEKEPLKQLLHHLQVLNTQKPQQKPILLKIAPDLTTGQLDDIIEIVKETRLAGIVATNTTISRDGLKTPAKEVNDIGAGGLSGLPVKKKATEVIRYIHTKSQGSIPIIAVGGIFTAADAREKLDAGAALVQVYTGFIYEGPTIAKKICKGLS; translated from the coding sequence ATGTATAATCTGATCAAAAATTTCCTTTTCCGCTTTCCGCCGGAAAACATCCACCATAGCGTGATGCGTGGTGTCAAAACAATTTACTCGCTGCCGCTTGGTAAAACTATGTTAAAAGCTTTTTGCGGCGTCAAAACAAAAGAACTGGAACGGGAAGTATTTGGACTGAAATTCTCGAACCCGGTTGGATTAGCTGCGGGATTCGACAAGGATGCCAAATACATTGATGAACTATCCTGCCTGGGATTCGGATTTGTTGAGATTGGTACAGTGACGCCACTGGCGCAGCCAGGCAACGAGCAGCCACGGTTGTTCCGCCTGCCGGACGACAAGGCCCTTATCAACAGAATGGGCTTCAACAATGAAGGCGCTGCTGCTGCTGCCAAAAGACTGCAACGGAAAAAATCCGGTATCATCGTAGGCGGTAATATCGGGAAGAATAAAGTAACACCCAATGAAGAAGCTGTAAGCGACTACGAAAAATGTTTCCACGCGCTTTATGAAGTTGTAGATTATTTCGTGGTCAATGTCAGCTCACCCAATACCCCCAACCTGCGCGCATTACAGGAAAAAGAGCCGCTGAAACAGCTGCTGCATCACCTGCAGGTGCTCAATACCCAAAAACCGCAGCAAAAACCTATACTGCTGAAAATTGCACCGGACCTCACTACCGGGCAGCTCGACGATATCATTGAAATTGTGAAAGAAACCAGGCTGGCTGGTATTGTGGCTACGAACACCACCATCAGCCGGGATGGCCTGAAAACTCCCGCCAAAGAAGTGAACGACATTGGCGCCGGAGGCCTGAGTGGATTGCCTGTAAAGAAAAAAGCTACAGAAGTGATCCGGTACATTCATACCAAAAGCCAGGGCAGCATTCCTATTATTGCTGTAGGTGGTATCTTCACTGCAGCAGACGCCCGGGAAAAACTCGATGCAGGCGCTGCTCTCGTACAGGTTTATACAGGATTTATTTACGAAGGGCCCACCATTGCGAAAAAGATCTGCAAAGGATTGAGTTAA
- a CDS encoding RNA polymerase sigma-70 factor, whose protein sequence is MLELRTFEVLFRENHAHCLAFATHYTGDPHVAEEIVQQVFLRIWEKRETITITGPVKAYLFSAIRNTAISQWRKDVVRSEKENGYGKGMETTTRAGEEVKELERLYRQALERLPERCREVFILSRQQHMKYAEIAAAMNISVKTVENQMGKALKILHQELKEYLPLLTGLLF, encoded by the coding sequence ATGCTGGAGCTCCGAACATTTGAAGTATTATTCAGGGAAAACCATGCTCATTGCCTGGCCTTTGCCACCCATTATACGGGGGATCCTCATGTAGCGGAGGAAATAGTTCAACAGGTATTTCTCCGGATATGGGAAAAGAGGGAAACTATTACCATTACAGGCCCGGTAAAAGCATATTTGTTTTCTGCTATACGTAATACTGCCATCAGTCAATGGCGGAAGGACGTGGTGCGTTCAGAAAAGGAGAATGGATACGGAAAAGGAATGGAAACAACCACCAGAGCCGGGGAAGAAGTAAAGGAACTGGAGCGATTGTACCGGCAGGCGTTGGAGCGGCTACCGGAGCGCTGCCGGGAGGTGTTTATCCTGAGCCGGCAACAGCACATGAAATATGCAGAAATTGCTGCAGCCATGAATATTTCCGTGAAAACGGTTGAAAATCAAATGGGTAAGGCCTTGAAGATCCTGCATCAGGAGCTGAAAGAATACCTGCCTTTGCTGACAGGGTTGCTATTTTGA